GTGAACCCCTTAGCGATTCCAGCAAGACCTAATTCATTTTTTGATTCAGGTGCAGAGCAAGAACGTACCTCACCTCCTCCGTCACAATTACATCGCTTTAATCTCCTGATGAAACCTGTTCCCACTCGACATGCTTTGAGCATTGAAATAAATGACAGTAGATCAGCTTTGTCCAATTCCTAATTCAATTAAAGTAATTTATTTTTGATAACCGATTTCCATAAATTGGTTATCAAAAAGATTAAACCGCTATAGGTGCTTTAATAGCTGGATGACATTGATAATTTTCGAATTCAAAATCATTATAATTGTATTCAAATAAAGAGCTGGGCTTTGATTTTATCCGTAAAGAAGGTAAAGGTAGCGTTTGCCTGGTTAATTGAGTTCTTGTTTGTTCCAAATGATTAAGATATAAATGGCAGTCTCCTCCCGTCCAGATAAAATCCCCTGCATCAAGATTGCATTGCTGAGCCACCATATGGGTTAGTAAAGAATAAGAAGCAATATTAAACGGCACCCCAAGAAACACATCTGCAGAACGCTGATAAAGTTGACAGGAAAGCGTGTTATTGGCTACATAAAATTGAAATAGTGCATGACAGGGCATTAAGGCCATTTGATCTAACTCACCGACATTCCACGCGCTGATAATTAAACGACGCGAATCAGGATTGGTTTTAATCTGTTGCACAATCTCGGACAATTGATCTATAGTGCGGCCATCAGTCGTTGGCCAGCTCCTCCATTGACGACCATAAACAGGACCCAAATCACCATTTTTATCAGCCCATTCATCCCAAATAGTCACGCCATTTTCTTTTAAATAAGCGATATTGGTATCCCCGCGTAAAAACCACAATAGCTCATGGACTATACTGCGCATATGCAATTTCTTGGTGGTGAGTAAGGGGAACCCATCATTCAAATCAAAACGCATTTGATAACCAAAAACGGATAAGGTCCCCGTACCTGTTCTATCGGTTTTTTTCGTGCCGTGCTGTAAAATATGCTCTAACAACTGCAAGTAAGTTTTCATTTATTAACCCGCCATAACCAAAATCCAAAGATAAGCATGGGAACAGACAAGATCTGCCCCATGG
The sequence above is drawn from the Legionella antarctica genome and encodes:
- the thyA gene encoding thymidylate synthase — encoded protein: MKTYLQLLEHILQHGTKKTDRTGTGTLSVFGYQMRFDLNDGFPLLTTKKLHMRSIVHELLWFLRGDTNIAYLKENGVTIWDEWADKNGDLGPVYGRQWRSWPTTDGRTIDQLSEIVQQIKTNPDSRRLIISAWNVGELDQMALMPCHALFQFYVANNTLSCQLYQRSADVFLGVPFNIASYSLLTHMVAQQCNLDAGDFIWTGGDCHLYLNHLEQTRTQLTRQTLPLPSLRIKSKPSSLFEYNYNDFEFENYQCHPAIKAPIAV